The following are encoded in a window of Bacillus xiapuensis genomic DNA:
- the dapG gene encoding aspartate kinase, with protein MKIIVQKFGGTSVRDQQSRLNAKRHIEKAMKEGYKVVVVVSAMGRKGEPYATDTLLSLVNGEEMKLTAREQDMLLSCGEIISSLVFANMLLDNGISACALNGAQAGFMTNSEHTNAKILEMKCTRLLSELETHDVVVVAGFQGANKAGDVTTIGRGGSDTSAAALGAALGAEWVDIFTDVEGIMTADPRIADKARPLAVVTYNEVCNMAYQGAKVIHPRAVEIAMQAKVPIRIRSTYSDGVGTLVTSLAKQNKGSDIRERLVTGIAHVADVAQIKVHAKKDHYNLQAEVFKAMANEHISVDFINISPTGVVYTVNGKMAEHAREVLRSLGYEPEIEKGCAKVSVVGAGMTGVPGVTSTIVHALADKGVRILQSADSHTTIWVLVKNEELTTAVNALHDAFHLHEEHFEYEFKK; from the coding sequence ATGAAAATCATCGTACAAAAATTTGGCGGAACATCTGTCCGCGATCAGCAATCGCGATTAAATGCCAAACGTCATATTGAAAAAGCAATGAAAGAGGGGTACAAGGTCGTTGTCGTGGTCTCCGCTATGGGCCGTAAAGGCGAGCCGTATGCGACCGACACGCTGTTGTCACTAGTGAACGGGGAAGAAATGAAGCTGACTGCAAGAGAGCAGGATATGCTTCTTTCTTGTGGAGAGATTATTTCCAGTCTCGTTTTTGCAAATATGCTGCTGGATAATGGAATCTCCGCTTGCGCCTTAAATGGCGCCCAGGCGGGATTTATGACAAACAGCGAACATACGAACGCGAAAATACTGGAAATGAAATGCACTAGACTGCTAAGCGAACTCGAAACCCATGATGTGGTTGTCGTTGCTGGTTTCCAAGGAGCCAATAAGGCGGGAGATGTGACAACAATCGGCCGCGGCGGAAGCGACACATCAGCGGCCGCTTTAGGTGCGGCTTTGGGAGCGGAGTGGGTCGATATCTTTACGGATGTGGAAGGGATTATGACGGCTGACCCTAGAATTGCCGATAAAGCCCGCCCGCTGGCTGTTGTGACCTATAACGAAGTGTGCAATATGGCTTATCAGGGGGCAAAAGTCATCCATCCGCGAGCGGTGGAGATTGCGATGCAGGCGAAGGTGCCTATCCGCATCCGTTCCACGTATTCAGATGGTGTAGGAACGCTAGTGACGTCACTAGCTAAGCAAAACAAAGGGTCCGATATTCGCGAACGTTTAGTGACGGGAATTGCTCACGTAGCGGATGTAGCCCAAATCAAAGTGCATGCGAAAAAGGACCACTATAATTTGCAGGCGGAAGTATTTAAAGCGATGGCGAATGAGCACATCTCAGTTGATTTCATCAATATTTCTCCTACTGGTGTCGTCTATACTGTGAATGGGAAAATGGCAGAGCACGCCCGAGAGGTGTTGCGAAGCTTAGGATACGAACCAGAAATTGAAAAGGGATGTGCCAAGGTTTCGGTAGTTGGAGCCGGCATGACTGGCGTGCCTGGAGTAACCTCGACGATTGTTCATGCGCTTGCTGATAAAGGAGTGCGCATCCTGCAGTCAGCAGACAGCCATACTACGATCTGGGTGCTTGTCAAGAACGAAGAGTTAACCACAGCCGTTAATGCCCTGCATGATGCATTTCATTTGCATGAAGAACATTTTGAATATGAATTTAAGAAATAA
- the dapA gene encoding 4-hydroxy-tetrahydrodipicolinate synthase has protein sequence MASFGRVSTAMVTPFDSKGNIDFGKITQLVDYLIENGTDSIVVAGTTGESPTLTSEEKIALFKHTVTAAAGRVPVIAGTGSNNTKSTIELTKKAEEAGVDAIMLVAPYYNKPNQEGIYQHFKTAALATSLPVMLYNIPGRAGVNIAPETIIQLSEIDNIVAVKEASGDIDAVTEIIAKTANDFLVYCGDDGLTLPVLSVGGDGVVSVASHIAGKEMQQMVTAFLEGNIQQAAKIHQELLPLMRGLFAAPSPVPVKTALQIKGMDMGSVRLPLVPLTEAERARLLKLL, from the coding sequence ATGGCTTCATTTGGTCGGGTCTCTACCGCGATGGTAACCCCTTTTGATTCAAAAGGGAATATTGATTTTGGGAAAATTACGCAACTGGTTGATTACTTAATCGAAAATGGAACAGATTCAATCGTTGTAGCCGGCACAACAGGGGAGTCCCCTACGCTGACTTCCGAAGAGAAGATCGCTTTATTTAAACATACAGTTACAGCGGCAGCTGGACGAGTACCGGTTATTGCCGGTACAGGCAGCAATAATACAAAGAGCACAATTGAGCTGACAAAGAAAGCGGAAGAAGCCGGTGTGGACGCGATTATGCTCGTTGCCCCGTATTATAATAAGCCGAATCAAGAAGGGATTTACCAGCATTTCAAAACAGCTGCTCTTGCTACTTCACTGCCGGTGATGCTTTACAATATTCCGGGACGTGCAGGGGTGAATATTGCGCCGGAAACGATCATTCAATTGTCTGAAATCGACAATATTGTCGCTGTGAAAGAAGCCAGCGGGGATATAGATGCGGTGACGGAAATCATTGCAAAAACGGCGAATGATTTCCTTGTTTATTGCGGGGACGATGGGCTGACTCTTCCCGTATTGTCTGTCGGCGGAGATGGAGTCGTATCGGTCGCTTCTCACATTGCCGGAAAGGAAATGCAGCAAATGGTCACAGCTTTCCTTGAAGGCAATATTCAGCAAGCAGCGAAGATTCATCAAGAGCTGCTGCCTCTGATGAGAGGATTGTTTGCTGCGCCAAGTCCGGTGCCGGTCAAAACAGCTCTGCAAATCAAAGGAATGGATATGGGATCGGTTCGCTTGCCGCTCGTTCCTTTGACAGAAGCCGAGAGAGCCCGCTTACTGAAACTGCTCTAA
- a CDS encoding ribonuclease J produces MGKKKNEIIKVIPLGGVGEIGKNMTVIEVDQEIFVVDAGLMFPENEMLGIDTVIPDISYLIENKERVKGIFLTHGHEDAIGALGYVLKKVKAPVYGTKLTIALAKMRLREENVKDEVKYYTVHSDSKLRFEGVDVTFFRTTHSIPDSLGVAILTSEGAIVHTGEFKFDQAAKGFYEPDIGKMAQLGRNGVFMLLSDSTEAERPGHTTSESVVAGQLSDAFHSAKGRVIVASFASNLVRIQQVFDAAYENGRKVAISGRSLQRVNDIAIKLGYLNVKEDVLISLQEISEYPDHKVVILTTGVQGEPIEALQKMAKGANKHVKIKQNDTVLLTATPSPGLELLMAKTVNLLYRAGATVLTGDRKVHVSGHGFQEDLKFMLNIMKPRFFVPIQGEYRMLKSHAKLAVQTGVPEENIYIPEKGDVIEYKNNKLRVTSKVSAGNVLIDGIGVGDVGNIVLRDRKLLSQDGIFIVVITLSKKAKKIVSGPEIISRGFVYVRESEKLMDESTKLVTDIVEKNMAGESFEWASIKQDVRDQLNTFLFERTKRRPMILPIIMEV; encoded by the coding sequence TTGGGTAAGAAGAAAAACGAAATAATTAAAGTGATTCCGCTTGGCGGAGTAGGTGAAATTGGAAAGAATATGACGGTCATCGAAGTTGACCAGGAGATCTTTGTGGTTGATGCGGGATTGATGTTCCCGGAAAACGAAATGCTCGGGATCGATACGGTCATTCCCGATATTTCTTATTTAATCGAAAATAAAGAGCGCGTAAAAGGAATTTTTCTTACTCATGGACATGAAGACGCGATTGGAGCTTTAGGCTATGTGCTGAAGAAAGTAAAAGCGCCGGTGTATGGAACGAAACTGACGATTGCTTTGGCGAAGATGCGCTTGCGTGAAGAAAACGTTAAAGATGAAGTGAAGTACTACACCGTTCATTCGGATTCCAAGCTTCGGTTTGAAGGGGTGGATGTCACATTCTTCCGTACAACGCACAGCATTCCTGATTCACTCGGTGTTGCGATTTTAACTTCAGAAGGGGCGATTGTTCATACCGGAGAATTTAAATTTGATCAGGCGGCTAAAGGCTTTTATGAACCGGACATCGGCAAGATGGCTCAGTTAGGCCGCAATGGTGTCTTTATGCTGTTGTCTGATTCAACGGAAGCAGAGCGCCCCGGACATACAACGTCTGAATCTGTGGTTGCTGGCCAGTTATCCGATGCGTTTCATTCGGCGAAAGGGCGGGTGATTGTAGCTTCCTTTGCTTCCAATCTTGTCCGCATTCAGCAAGTATTTGATGCCGCTTATGAAAACGGCCGGAAAGTGGCAATCAGCGGAAGAAGCTTGCAGCGCGTCAATGATATTGCCATCAAGCTGGGCTATTTAAATGTCAAAGAGGATGTGCTAATTAGCCTGCAGGAAATCTCTGAATACCCGGATCACAAAGTGGTCATTTTAACGACAGGTGTTCAGGGCGAGCCAATCGAAGCATTGCAGAAGATGGCCAAAGGGGCGAATAAGCATGTCAAAATCAAACAAAACGATACCGTGTTGCTGACGGCGACGCCATCCCCTGGATTGGAGCTTCTGATGGCTAAAACCGTCAATCTTCTTTACCGCGCCGGAGCGACCGTATTAACAGGGGACCGCAAAGTTCATGTATCGGGACACGGCTTTCAGGAAGATTTGAAGTTTATGCTGAACATCATGAAACCGCGTTTCTTTGTTCCAATTCAAGGGGAGTACCGCATGCTGAAATCTCATGCGAAACTAGCTGTGCAGACAGGCGTGCCAGAAGAGAATATTTATATTCCCGAAAAAGGAGACGTCATCGAGTATAAGAACAATAAGCTTCGCGTCACTTCAAAGGTTTCAGCTGGAAATGTGCTGATTGACGGCATTGGCGTAGGAGATGTCGGCAATATCGTTTTGCGGGACCGGAAGCTGCTTTCTCAAGATGGCATCTTTATAGTAGTGATTACATTAAGCAAAAAAGCAAAGAAAATAGTCTCCGGTCCAGAAATTATATCTCGCGGCTTTGTCTATGTGAGGGAATCCGAAAAATTAATGGATGAATCCACTAAGCTGGTCACTGACATTGTCGAAAAGAATATGGCTGGTGAATCGTTTGAATGGGCCAGCATTAAACAGGATGTCAGAGACCAGCTTAATACATTTTTATTTGAAAGAACAAAACGCCGCCCAATGATCCTGCCAATAATCATGGAAGTATAA
- a CDS encoding ClpP family protease — protein sequence MELDTDQDRKRMEAGAEPKETQEKTESALMEKIQQLGQTNVPQMAKDTSVHCLTIIGQIEGHLQLPPQNKTTKYEHVIPQIVAIEQNPDIKGLLVILNTVGGDVEAGLAISEMLASLSKPTVSIVLGGGHSIGVPIAVSCDYSFIAETATMTIHPIRLTGLVIGVPQSFEYLDKMQERVVKFVTRHSGIQEQAFRDLMLAKGNLTRDIGTNVVGKDAVNYGLINEVGGIGEAMKKLNKFIQENETESKMIQ from the coding sequence ATGGAGTTGGATACGGATCAGGATAGAAAGAGAATGGAGGCTGGAGCGGAGCCTAAAGAAACACAGGAAAAAACAGAATCCGCTTTAATGGAAAAGATTCAGCAGCTTGGCCAAACGAACGTTCCGCAAATGGCTAAGGATACATCCGTTCATTGTTTGACCATTATCGGTCAAATTGAAGGGCATTTGCAGCTACCTCCCCAAAATAAAACGACCAAGTATGAACATGTGATTCCGCAAATTGTAGCCATTGAGCAAAATCCTGATATTAAAGGGCTGCTTGTGATCTTAAACACGGTTGGCGGGGATGTGGAAGCAGGGCTTGCCATTTCCGAAATGCTCGCATCTTTATCGAAACCGACCGTTTCTATCGTGCTCGGCGGCGGCCATTCCATTGGTGTGCCGATTGCAGTCTCTTGCGACTACAGCTTTATTGCTGAAACCGCTACAATGACGATTCATCCTATTCGCTTAACTGGATTGGTCATCGGCGTTCCTCAAAGCTTTGAGTATTTAGATAAAATGCAGGAACGCGTCGTTAAATTTGTCACCAGACATTCGGGCATTCAAGAGCAAGCGTTTAGAGATTTAATGCTGGCGAAAGGCAATTTAACGAGAGATATCGGTACGAATGTGGTTGGTAAAGATGCGGTCAACTACGGTTTGATCAATGAAGTCGGAGGAATTGGCGAGGCGATGAAAAAACTGAATAAATTCATTCAAGAGAATGAAACAGAAAGCAAGATGATCCAATGA
- a CDS encoding YlzJ-like family protein, protein MILYTTMPQEHIFPHDFTSEELELISWNGIPLYAERADHQYRVIRIVSTDPSHYLNDSLTPGSMISR, encoded by the coding sequence ATGATTTTATATACCACGATGCCTCAAGAACATATTTTCCCGCATGATTTTACATCGGAGGAACTCGAGCTGATCTCCTGGAATGGCATTCCTCTTTATGCGGAGCGCGCCGATCACCAATATCGGGTCATTCGAATCGTCAGCACCGATCCATCTCATTATTTGAACGACTCCCTTACACCCGGAAGCATGATTTCTCGTTAA
- a CDS encoding DNA translocase FtsK codes for MTRKRKKSSRRTKKSPQIKEALKLELIGIILIALSLIGIIQLGAVGKAFVYFFRFFFGQWYMLGFIGTILYGTYIMVKRERPLLFQRRQAGVYIVVISLLLLSHVKLFELLGNGRLFAEPSVLVNTWKLYWLEVKEGARLTSDLGGGMIGAVLFSVSHFLFDTLGTRILSFVLIMIGLILITGKSAGELFSQLSAAVKKNIQKQWRAFRQDLKDWQSERQTRARKQAEKDEAADRTVKIKGVSSSSAASEEEEFDHSDPIISSFSERAYTEEPHADKEPAEPGKKSAAKAGGKEEDAPAISFTEVENKDYQLPPLKLLKRPKQTDQSREYQQIHANAAKLERTFQSFGVKAKVTQVHLGPAVTKYEVHPDVGVKVSKIVSLSDDLALALAAKDIRMEAPIPGKSAIGIEVPNSEVAVVSLREVVEANAHKKPESKLLIAFGRDITGEAVSTELNKMPHLLVAGATGSGKSVCINGIITSILMRAKPHEVKMMMIDPKMVELNVYNGIPHLLAPVVTDPKKASQALKKVVGEMERRYDLFSHSGTRNIEGYNEHIKRHNAATGEKQPLLPYIVVIVDELADLMMVASKDVEDSITRLAQMARAAGIHLIIATQRPSVDVITGVIKANIPSRVAFAVSSMTDSRTILDMGGAEKLLGRGDMLFHPVGSSKPVRIQGAFLSDEEVEDVVNFVISQQKAQYQESMIPEDVPETKDEVEDELYDEAVHLVAEMQTASVSMLQRRFRIGYSRAARLIDEMELRGVVGPYEGSKPRNVLISKPSEEQSP; via the coding sequence ATGACTCGAAAAAGAAAGAAATCGTCTAGACGGACTAAGAAATCGCCGCAAATAAAAGAGGCATTAAAGCTTGAACTTATCGGCATAATATTAATTGCTTTGAGTCTAATAGGAATCATTCAGCTAGGAGCAGTAGGAAAAGCATTTGTTTATTTTTTTCGCTTTTTTTTCGGCCAATGGTATATGCTGGGGTTTATCGGAACCATCCTATACGGTACCTACATAATGGTTAAACGGGAAAGACCGCTTCTATTTCAGCGCAGGCAGGCGGGCGTGTATATTGTTGTCATCAGCCTGTTGCTATTAAGCCACGTAAAGCTGTTTGAGCTGTTAGGAAATGGCCGTTTATTTGCCGAACCTAGCGTTTTGGTCAATACGTGGAAGCTGTATTGGCTGGAAGTGAAGGAAGGGGCTCGCTTAACGAGCGATCTCGGAGGCGGGATGATTGGAGCGGTTTTGTTTTCTGTCTCGCATTTTTTATTTGATACGTTAGGCACCCGAATTCTAAGCTTTGTTCTCATAATGATCGGTTTAATTTTAATAACGGGAAAATCGGCGGGAGAATTATTCAGTCAACTGTCTGCCGCTGTCAAGAAAAACATTCAAAAGCAATGGCGAGCCTTCCGGCAAGATTTAAAGGACTGGCAAAGCGAGAGGCAAACCCGCGCCCGCAAACAAGCGGAGAAAGATGAAGCAGCTGATCGCACCGTCAAGATCAAGGGGGTGTCCTCGTCTTCGGCGGCAAGCGAGGAAGAGGAGTTTGACCATTCCGATCCAATTATTTCAAGCTTTTCGGAACGGGCATATACAGAGGAACCGCATGCGGACAAAGAGCCAGCGGAGCCTGGCAAAAAATCAGCTGCAAAAGCGGGGGGAAAAGAGGAAGATGCGCCGGCAATCTCCTTTACTGAAGTGGAAAATAAAGATTATCAGCTGCCGCCGCTTAAATTGCTGAAAAGGCCGAAGCAAACAGATCAAAGCAGGGAATACCAGCAAATTCATGCGAATGCCGCCAAGCTTGAAAGAACGTTCCAAAGCTTTGGTGTAAAGGCCAAGGTCACTCAGGTTCATCTTGGGCCTGCTGTTACAAAATATGAAGTTCACCCGGACGTGGGCGTAAAGGTAAGCAAGATTGTTAGCTTAAGTGACGATTTGGCATTGGCTCTTGCTGCCAAAGATATTCGGATGGAGGCACCCATCCCGGGCAAATCGGCCATCGGCATTGAAGTGCCCAATTCGGAGGTGGCCGTTGTGTCCCTGCGGGAAGTCGTGGAAGCCAATGCCCATAAAAAGCCAGAATCGAAGCTGCTGATTGCTTTCGGCCGCGATATTACGGGAGAAGCGGTTTCAACGGAATTAAATAAAATGCCGCATTTACTCGTTGCAGGAGCAACGGGCAGCGGCAAAAGTGTTTGCATCAACGGAATTATTACCAGCATTTTGATGAGAGCGAAGCCTCATGAAGTGAAAATGATGATGATCGACCCTAAAATGGTGGAATTGAATGTATATAACGGTATTCCCCATCTGCTGGCACCCGTTGTTACAGATCCAAAAAAAGCCTCCCAGGCCTTAAAGAAGGTCGTCGGTGAAATGGAGCGGCGCTATGATCTATTCTCCCATAGCGGAACAAGAAATATCGAAGGCTATAATGAACATATTAAGCGCCATAATGCAGCAACGGGAGAAAAACAGCCGCTTCTTCCATATATCGTCGTGATTGTGGATGAGCTGGCTGACTTGATGATGGTTGCGTCTAAAGATGTGGAAGATTCGATTACGCGATTAGCTCAGATGGCTCGGGCGGCCGGCATTCATCTCATCATTGCCACACAGCGCCCGTCCGTTGATGTCATCACGGGTGTGATCAAAGCTAATATCCCATCGAGAGTTGCTTTTGCTGTTTCTTCGATGACTGATTCAAGAACGATCCTTGACATGGGCGGAGCCGAAAAGCTGTTAGGACGCGGGGATATGCTCTTCCATCCGGTAGGCTCTTCCAAACCCGTGCGAATACAGGGGGCCTTCTTATCTGATGAAGAAGTGGAGGATGTAGTGAACTTTGTCATCTCCCAGCAGAAAGCGCAATATCAGGAGAGTATGATTCCTGAAGATGTGCCGGAGACGAAGGATGAAGTGGAAGATGAATTATATGATGAAGCTGTTCATCTTGTAGCTGAAATGCAGACAGCATCCGTTTCGATGCTTCAGCGCCGATTCCGCATCGGCTACAGCCGGGCGGCAAGGCTGATTGATGAAATGGAGCTTCGCGGGGTAGTGGGTCCCTATGAAGGCAGCAAGCCGAGAAATGTGCTGATTTCTAAACCGTCAGAGGAACAGTCTCCATAA
- a CDS encoding GntR family transcriptional regulator: protein MTIKSDNRHLYLQIIDRLKRDIEAGVYKGKEKLPSEFELAKQLGVSRATLREALRILEEENVITRRHGVGTFVNAKPLFTSGIEQLSSVTDMIIQAGMEPGTIFLSSNIESPTEEDMKRFGSEPDEDIIIIERVRTANGEPVVYCLDKIPVKLFPKEYNYDDESLFSVLDRIGNRKISYAVAHIEPFGFHEKVSPILQCDPETALLLLKQLHFDDSDVPILYSMNYFKADKFRFHVMRKRI, encoded by the coding sequence ATGACGATCAAGTCAGATAATAGACATCTATATTTACAGATCATCGATCGCTTGAAGCGGGATATAGAAGCGGGAGTGTACAAGGGAAAAGAAAAGCTCCCCTCAGAATTCGAACTGGCCAAACAGCTCGGAGTCAGCCGGGCGACATTAAGGGAAGCTTTGCGCATTCTGGAAGAGGAAAATGTGATCACCCGAAGGCATGGGGTCGGCACCTTTGTTAATGCCAAGCCGCTGTTTACCTCGGGAATCGAACAATTATCAAGCGTTACGGATATGATTATTCAAGCAGGGATGGAGCCGGGTACGATCTTTTTAAGCTCCAACATCGAAAGCCCGACAGAGGAGGATATGAAGCGGTTTGGCAGTGAACCGGATGAGGACATTATCATTATTGAAAGAGTTCGTACAGCTAATGGGGAGCCCGTCGTTTATTGTCTGGATAAAATTCCAGTCAAGCTCTTTCCAAAGGAATACAATTACGACGATGAATCGCTATTTTCCGTGTTAGACCGTATTGGAAACCGGAAAATTTCTTATGCGGTCGCGCATATTGAACCATTCGGCTTTCATGAAAAGGTGTCGCCGATTTTGCAGTGTGATCCGGAAACCGCTTTGTTATTATTAAAGCAGCTTCATTTTGATGATTCGGACGTTCCCATTCTCTATTCAATGAATTATTTTAAGGCGGATAAGTTTAGATTTCATGTGATGAGAAAACGGATCTAG
- the yfmF gene encoding EF-P 5-aminopentanol modification-associated protein YfmF has product MTLVDEIVKKKKGYTLHIIQTDKYKTNTLVWKMKAPLEKETVTMRALLPYVLQSGSEAYPASTALRAHLDDLYGANFFVDVAKKGDYHIMSFSVEVANERFLKDKEPLLKQAMDFFHEVLCKPLAKDGSFDEAIVAGEKRNLKHRIQAVYDDKMRFASVRLLEEMYDGEPYALQSNGYLEAVDPIDPASLFRYYEKAFAENEMDLYMVGDIDPHEAEQIADQLFAFNERPQLPSSAKLALSRKDKPKIVKEVQPINQGKLNIGYQTNVVYGDPDYFALQVFNGIFGGFSHSKLFANVREKASLAYYAASRVESHKGFLMVLSGIDSKNYDQAVQIIDQQLNAMKKGEISEKEILQTRAVIRNQLLETADTARGLIELLYQNVVARKHVTLDDWLEAVERTTIEEVTAVAAQVETDTIYFLSGTEDA; this is encoded by the coding sequence GTGACTTTAGTGGATGAAATAGTAAAAAAGAAAAAAGGATATACCCTGCATATAATTCAAACGGACAAATACAAAACCAACACTCTTGTGTGGAAGATGAAAGCCCCTCTTGAAAAAGAGACAGTCACCATGCGAGCTTTGCTGCCTTATGTCTTGCAGAGCGGCTCAGAGGCTTATCCCGCTTCAACCGCTTTGCGCGCTCATTTAGACGATCTGTACGGTGCGAATTTTTTTGTGGATGTGGCCAAGAAGGGCGATTATCACATCATGAGCTTTTCAGTTGAAGTGGCCAACGAACGTTTTCTAAAGGACAAAGAACCGCTGTTAAAACAAGCGATGGATTTTTTCCATGAGGTGCTGTGCAAGCCCTTGGCCAAAGACGGCTCTTTTGATGAAGCAATCGTTGCCGGTGAAAAGCGCAATTTGAAGCATCGCATTCAAGCGGTGTATGATGATAAAATGCGCTTTGCGAGCGTGCGGTTGTTAGAAGAAATGTATGATGGCGAGCCTTACGCCCTGCAGTCGAACGGTTATCTTGAAGCGGTGGACCCCATTGATCCTGCATCTTTATTCCGCTATTATGAAAAAGCTTTTGCTGAGAATGAGATGGATTTGTATATGGTTGGAGACATTGACCCTCATGAAGCAGAACAAATCGCTGACCAGCTGTTCGCCTTTAACGAGCGGCCGCAGCTGCCTTCGAGCGCAAAGCTGGCTCTTTCGCGAAAGGACAAGCCAAAGATTGTGAAGGAGGTGCAGCCGATTAATCAAGGTAAGTTGAACATCGGCTACCAAACGAACGTGGTCTACGGCGATCCGGATTATTTTGCCCTGCAAGTGTTCAACGGCATCTTTGGCGGCTTCTCTCACTCGAAGCTCTTTGCCAACGTGCGTGAAAAAGCAAGTCTGGCTTATTATGCGGCGAGCCGCGTAGAGAGCCATAAAGGATTTCTGATGGTGCTGTCGGGCATCGACAGCAAAAACTACGATCAGGCCGTTCAAATTATTGATCAACAGCTCAATGCGATGAAAAAAGGTGAAATTTCGGAAAAGGAAATACTGCAAACAAGAGCCGTCATCCGCAATCAATTGCTGGAAACGGCCGATACCGCCCGCGGATTAATTGAGCTTTTGTATCAGAATGTCGTTGCCCGCAAGCACGTCACCCTTGATGACTGGCTGGAAGCGGTTGAAAGGACGACGATTGAAGAAGTAACGGCCGTGGCAGCTCAGGTGGAAACCGACACCATTTACTTCTTGTCTGGAACGGAGGATGCATGA